A region from the Lycium barbarum isolate Lr01 chromosome 8, ASM1917538v2, whole genome shotgun sequence genome encodes:
- the LOC132605501 gene encoding senescence-specific cysteine protease SAG39-like: MHIQESIYTSISKEIYTPLSTSYNSLIVKYISLILSLDMKFLVLLLAILGLWMSQITARTLPEESMMQKYEQWMIQYGRVYRTNAEKESRFKIFKENAECIEAFNNAGNQPYKLGINAFADLSNEEFRAKRNGLKIPFCEPKITSFKYENLTAVPTTMDWRTKGAVTPIKDQGQCGSCWAFSAIAATEGITKLSTGNLISLSEQELMDCDRTSEDQGCEGGYMEDAFEFIVKNKGITTEKTYPYKAADGSCNTKKESSHVADIKGYEKVPKNSEKALLNAVANQPVSVSIDASDFSFQFYTSGVFTGTCGTELDHGVTAIGYGKAEDGTKYWLIKNSWGTSWGENGYIRMERDIDAKEGLCGIAMDASYPTA, encoded by the exons ATGCATATTCAAGAATCTATATATACCAGTATCTCCAAAGAAATATATACACCATTATCCACATCTTACAATTCTCTTATTGTGAAGTATATCTCTTTAATCCTTTCATTAGATATGAAGTTCCTAGTTCTTCTTTTGGCTATTCTTGGATTATGGATGTCTCAAATTACAGCGCGTACACTTCCTGAAGAATCCATGATGCAAAAATATGAGCAATGGATGATTCAGTATGGACGTGTATACAGAACCAACGCTGAAAAAGAGAGTCGTTTCAAGATATTCAAGGAGAACGCAGAGTGTATCGAAGCTTTCAATAATGCAGGAAATCAGCCTTACAAGTTGGGAATCAATGCATTTGCAGATTTAAGCAATGAGGAATTTAGAGCTAAACGAAATGGTTTGAAGATTCCATTCTGTGAACCAAAAATTACTTCATTCAAATATGAAAATTTGACAGCAGTTCCAACAACTATGGATTGGAGAACAAAGGGTGCAGTTACACCTATTAAGGATCAAGGACAATGTG GTAGTTGTTGGGCATTTTCTGCAATAGCTGCAACAGAGGGGATTACTAAACTATCAACAGGAAACTTAATCTCTCTATCAGAACAAGAACTGATGGACTGTGACAGAACGAGTGAAGATCAAGGATGTGAAGGTGGTTACATGGAAGACGCGTTCGAATTCATAGTGAAAAACAAAGGCATAACAACTGAAAAAACATATCCATACAAAGCTGCTGATGGAAGTTGCAACACTAAAAAAGAATCTTCTCATGTAGCCGATATCAAAGGCTACGAAAAAGTACCTAAAAATAGTGAAAAAGCACTTCTCAACGCTGTGGCAAATCAGCCTGTTTCGGTGTCCATAGATGCTAGTGACTTCTCGTTCCAATTCTACACGAGTGGAGTTTTTACGGGCACGTGTGGAACTGAGTTAGATCACGGTGTTACAGCAATTGGCTATGGAAAAGCTGAAGATGGGACTAAATATTGGTTGATCAAGAATTCTTGGGGTACTAGTTGGGGTGAAAATGGATACATAAGGATGGAAAGGGACATTGATGCTAAAGAAGGACTATGTGGGATTGCCATGGATGCTTCTTATCCAACTGCTTAA